TCACCGTAGACATGATGGGCCGGGCCGAGGACGGCATCGCCCAGTACGGCGTGTTCATCGAGGTGGAGGACACCAGCGACCTGAAGCCGGGCATGACGGCCAACGTGGAAATTTTTGTGGGGGAAAAGAAAAACGTCCTATTGATACCCATCGAGGCGGTCTTCGAGCATGACGGCCAAGTGGTGGTGGAGGTCCTGGGTGACGACGGCCGCCCCGTCATGGTGCCCGTAGAACTGGGGCTGGTGGACGACCGCCAGGCCGAAGTAGTGGCGGGCCTGGAGGAAGGCCAGGAAGTGGTCGTCGGCTCCTTGCTGGACCGGCTGGAAGGGCAGCCCCTGGACCCCGGCCAGACCCTGCCCGGCTTGCCGTCCCCGTCGGACGGTGGACCGATGGTGCCCGAGATGGAGCGTCCCGCCGGCTAGACCCGGCGGGCCTAGGAGGATGCCCCAGTGGCGGTAAAAGGGGAAGCAGTGACGGCGGCCCCGCCGACGGAGAATCAATGGCGGCGCCTGCTCATACGCCTGGCCTTCGGCTGGCAGATGGCCCTGGACGGGGTCATGGCCAACCGCCTGCGCTCCGTCATCACGGTGGTGGGCGTCATGATCGGCGTGGGCTCCATCGTCAGCCTCATGGCCATCGGCGAGGGCGCCCGCCTGGCGGTGGTGCAGCAATTCGAAGCCCTGGGCACCAACGTCATCCGCATCGAGTCCCACCACCGGCGGGCCCTGTTCACCCACGAGGATGCCTACGAACTGGTGGACCGGGTGGACGGGGTGGAGGCGGCCATGCCCGTCCTCAAGGCCCGGGCCTTGGTGAAATGGCGGCGCACCGTCCAGCGGGACACGCCCATCCTGGGGGTTACCGAAGCCTTTCCTTATATTCGTGACCACGAACTGGCGGCAGGGCGCTTCTTCGGCCATCTCCACGTGGACCGGCGGCTGCGGGTGGCCGTGGTGGGCTGGAATCTGGTGGACCGGCTGTTCGGCGGCCGCAATCCCGTGGGCCAGCGCATCTACATCGGCGGCGAACGATTCAGCGTCATCGGCGTGCTGAAGCCCAAGGGCGCCGGCCTGGCCGA
The window above is part of the Sphingobacteriaceae bacterium genome. Proteins encoded here:
- a CDS encoding ABC transporter permease, coding for MAVKGEAVTAAPPTENQWRRLLIRLAFGWQMALDGVMANRLRSVITVVGVMIGVGSIVSLMAIGEGARLAVVQQFEALGTNVIRIESHHRRALFTHEDAYELVDRVDGVEAAMPVLKARALVKWRRTVQRDTPILGVTEAFPYIRDHELAAGRFFGHLHVDRRLRVAVVGWNLVDRLFGGRNPVGQRIYIGGERFSVIGVLKPKGAGLADDIDDRILIPVTAAQRLTTSLRVNEIWAKASSREAVDVAVVQISRIYRLKFNLRPTGEGQEEEPGGEDPGFPGGPEPPWIYDPWGLSDLVSVEPPRPMTGAGGRPLVVSVTSLNELVQEADQANRILT